Part of the Bacillus sp. N1-1 genome, TTTCAATGGATAACGAAGAGCTAAAGAAACAAGCTGCAGTTTATCGCACTCGTTTTCGTATGCTAGTTGAGGCTCAGCTCGAGATGCTTAATAACGAAGACTGGGATGGTCTTGTAGCTCGATTTGAAGAAGAGGAAGAAGAGCAGCAGGAACAAATCGAAGAAAAAGCGTAATGCACTTATTTATTTTTTTGTCATTTCCTTGACTTCTTAATTTTATTTAAACTATACTTCTAGTAATAGCAATAACGATCGACGAAGATGGGAAGAGTACCTAATACTTACTTAACAAAGCGAGCCGGGAATGGTGTGAGCCGGTGTTAACCAATTAGGGAAGATCGCCCCTGAGTCCCGTGCTGAACGATAAGTAAGCCTCGGCGAATCATTCACGTTACGAATGCAAAGTGAGCGTAAAGCTTAATTTGGGTGGTACCACGGGAAAAACCTTCTCGTCCCTATTCGGGGACGAGAAGGTTTTTTTGTATTTGACGAAAGTGATGCCGGGGATTTGCGCGCTACGGTTGTTGGTCGTTATCAGTTGAAGGAGGAAACCTCATGAGCTTTAAAGAAACGCTCTTAATGCCAAAAACAAAATTTCCGATGAGAGGAAATTTACCAAATAAAGAGCCTGACATGCAAAAAGAATGGGAAAATATTAACCTTTATGCAAAAGTACAGGAAAGAACGAAAGACCGTCCATTGTTTGTGCTCCACGATGGCCCTCCATATGCGAATGGTGACATTCATATGGGCCACGCTGAAAACAAAGTGTTGAAAGATATCATCGTTCGTTATAAATCAATGAACGGTTTCAATGCACCTTACGTTCCAGGGTGGGATACACATGGACTTCCAATTGAGCAGGCGTTAACAAAAAAAGGCGTCGATCGTAAAAAGTTAACGGTAGCTGAATTTAGAAAGAAATGTGAAGAGTACGCATTAAAACAAGTCGATCGCCAGCGCGAACAGTTTAAGCGTCTTGGTGTTCGAGGCGATTGGGATAATCCATACATCACACTTCATAAAGGCTACGAAGCTCAACAAATCAAAGTGTTCGGTGAAATGGCGAAGCGCGGTTATATCTACAAAGATAAGAAAACCGTTTACTGGTCTCCAACTTCTGAATCAGCATTAGCAGAAGCTGAAATCGAGTATCATGATAAGCGCTCCCCATCCATCTATGTTGCATTTGATGTAAAAGACGGTAAAGGTGTGCTGGCAGGGGATGAGAAGTTTATTATCTGGACAACAACTCCATGGACGATCCCATCTAACCTTGCGATTGCGTTAAATGAGAAGTTTGAGTACAGTGTTGTTGATGCTGACGGCACAAAATACGTCGTTGCAACAGAGCTTGTTGATCAATTAAAAGAAGAGTTTGAATGGACGAACGTAAGTGAAGTGAAGCGCGTTAAAGGTAGCGAGCTTGAATACGTAACAGCTCAGCATCCGATCTATGACCGTGAGTCTCTCGTTATTCTTGGTGATCATGTAACACTTGACGCTGGTACAGGATGTGTTCATACGGCTCCTGGACACGGGGAAGATGACTACTTGATCGGACGAAAGTATAAACTTGATATCCTCTGCCCGGTTGATGAAAAAGGTGTCTTTACCGATGAAGCTCCTGGATTTGAAGGGATGTTCTATGATAAAGCGAATAAGCCAATTACAGAGAAGCTTGAAGAAGCTGGAGCCCTTGTAAAGCTTACGTTCTTCACGCACTCTTATCCACATGATTGGCGTACGAAGAAACCAATTATCTTCCGTGCAACGGAACAATGGTTTGCTTCTATTAAAGAGTTTCGTCCAGAGCTACTTCAAGCTGTGGCAGATGTGAATTGGTTCCCTACTTGGGGCGAGATTCGCCTTCACAATATGGTAAAAGATCGTGAAGATTGGTGTATCTCTCGTCAACGTGCATGGGGCGTTCCAATCCCAGTATTTTATGGCGAAAATAATGAGCCAATCATTACAGATGAAACAATTTCTCACGTATCAGACCTATTCCGTGAACACGGATCTAACATCTGGTTCGAGTGGGATGCAATAGACCTTCTTCCTGAAGGATTTACTTCAGGGCACAGTCCAAACGGAGAATTCCGGAAAGAAATGGACATTATGGACGTTTGGTTTGATTCAGGTTCATCTCACCAGGCTGTACTAGAAGAGCGTAGCGATCTCGTTCGTCCTGCAGATTTGTATCTTGAAGGTTCTGATCAGTATCGTGGCTGGTTTAACTCATCTCTTTCTACAGCCGTAGCTGTAACTGGAAAAGCACCTTATAAAGCGGTTCTAAGCCACGGCTTCATCCTCGATGGTGAAGGAAAGAAAATGAGTAAATCTCTTGGAAACACAATGGTACCAAATGATGTCATGAAGCAATTAGGCGCAGATATTCTTCGTCTATGGGTATCATCAGCTGATTACCAGGCTGACGTGCGGGTATCAGATGATATTTTAAAACAAGTAGCTGAAGTATACCGTAAGATTCGTAATACGTTCCGCTTTATGCTCGGTAATTTGGAAGGCTTTGATCCAGCTCAGCATCAAGTCGCTTATGAAAATCTAGGTGAACTTGATCAGTATATGCTAGTGAAGCTGAACAACTTAGTGTCAAAAGTGAAGAAAGCTTACGATGAGTATCAATTCTTAACGGTTTATAACACGATTCATAACTTCTTTACGATTGAAATGAGTTCGTTCTATCTTGATATTGCAAAAGATACGCTTTACATCGAGCATGAAGATCATCCGAAGCGCCGTGCGATTCAAACAGTTCTTTATCAGACGGCTGTAGCGTTAACGAAACTTCTTTCTCCAATTATTCCCCATACAGCTGAGGAAGTATGGCAGTATGTTCCTGGTGAAAACGAAGAATTAGTACAGCTATCGGATATGCCGGAAGTGAAGGATTTTGAAGGGACAGCAGATCTTGAACAGAAATGGGATCATGTGATGGAACTTCGTGATGAAGTGCTAAAAGCATTAGAAGAAGCGCGTAACGAGAAGAAAATTGGTAAGTCGTTAACCGCTCAGCTTCATATTTACGCTGATAATGGTACGAAAGATTTGCTTGAAGGCGTAGCGAATCTTGAGAAGCTCTTTATCGTATCTGGTGCTACAGTTGCCGGTACGAAGGCTGAAGCACCTGCAGAAGCAAAAGTATATGAAGAACTAGCGATCTCTGTTTCACCTGCTGAAGGAGAAACGTGTGAGCGCTGCTGGCAAGTGAAAACGGATGTTGGCACTGATAGCGAGTACCCAACTCTTTGCGCTAGCTGTGCTGAAACTGTTAAAAATCATTACTAATCGTGATCGTAAACGAGAAGACGCTTTGCAATTGCAGAGCGTCTTTTCTATATGACAACCGCAGTTTCGATTGTCTGCTGAAGCAAGCTGTGCTAAACTTTCATAGGAAGTAACATTTGATCGGAGGAGCGCTCGTGTGGAAATATCTCATAGCCATTGGCATCATTGTACTTGATCAGTGGACCAAATGGCTTGTTGTGAAGTATATGGAATATGGTGAAAACATAACGTTGATCGATGGTTTTCTTTCTCTCACATCTCATCGAAACCGGGGCGCGGCCTTCGGAATCCTTCAAGGACAGATGATTTTCTTTTATATTATTACGATTTTCGTCATTGGAGCGGTTATTTATTATATGAGACAGTATAAGCATAGCCGTTTCGTTAGTGTAACGCTGGCGCTCATACTTGGCGGCGCAATTGGGAACTTTATTGATCGAGTACTTCGAGGAGAAGTGGTGGATTTTGTAAACACGTTCATCTTCTCTTATGACTTTCCGATATTTAACGTTGCCGATGCATCCCTTGTTGTAGGGGTTATACTCATTTTTATCGGAACCATTTTTGAAAGTAAGCAGGCTAAAGGGGAAAACTAATGGAAAAATTCACATTTAAAGTAGCAGAAGAAGAAAAAGGTGAGCGAATTGATAAGCTCATTACTTCTTATGAAAGCGACTGGTCACGTAGCCAGGTTCAAACTTGGATCAAAGAAAAAAACATTCAAGTAAATGGTGAAGCAGTAAAAGGCAATTATAAAGCAACAGCAGGCGATGAAATCGAAGTAACCGTTCCAGAGCCTGAGGAGTTAGAAATTGTTGCGGAGAACTTAAATCTTGAGATCGTTTATGAAGATGCAGATGTTCTTGTCGTGAATAAGCCTCGTGGAATGGTTGTTCATCCTGCACCGGGCCACGCTAGCGGCACGCTTGTAAATGGACTAATGTATCAAGTGAACGACCTAAGCGGCATTAATGGCGTTGTTCGCCCTGGGATTGTGCACAGAATCGATAAAGATACATCAGGTTTGTTGATGGTTGCTAAGAACGATAAGGCGCATGAATCACTCGTAAAGCAACTGCAAGCCAAAACAGTTAACAGACTATATACGGCCATTGTACATGGCAATATTCAGCACGATGTAGGCACGATTGATGCTCCAATCGGACGAGATCGGCAAGATCGTCAAAAAATGACGGTGACGGATGAGAATAGTCGCGACGCTGTAACGCATTTTCGTGTGCTTGAGCGGTATCAGCAATATACGTATGTGGAGTGTAAGCTTGAAACAGGTCGGACGCATCAAATCCGCGTGCACATGAAGTATATCGATCATCCTGTCGCAGGGGACCCGAAATACGGACCAAGAAGAAAGTCGCTTCCAATTGACGGTCAGGCGCTACATGCAGGAGTACTAGGTTTTCGTCACCCCGTAACGGAAGAGTGGCTTGAATTCTCAGCACCTATTCCTGAAGATATCGAACGCTTATTAAAAAGACTTAGACAAGATTAAGGTTGACATTAGAGAAGATCTCTGCGATACTCTTTGTAGACAACAGCATACCCTTTAAGGACAGTCCAGTGAGGCTGCAAAGGAAAATCGGCTGCGTACGAACGCTACATTTGTATGCCCAAGAACCCTTTTGCCCTCATGGCGAAAGGGTTTTTTTAATGCTTAGGAATAGAAAGAGAGAGGGGCGGTCATCATGGAAAACAAGCGAATTTTGCTAGATGATCAAGCGATTCGAAGAGCACTAACAAGAATTGCACATGAAATACTAGAACGCAATAAAGGCATCGAAAATACAATGCTTGTTGGAATAAAAACCCGAGGCATCTATTTAGCTGAAAGGTTAGCTGAACGAATTGAGCAAATCGAAGGCTCGGCGATTTCAGTAGGAGAAGTGGACATCACGATGTATCGCGATGACTTAACTCACAAAAATGAAGATCAAGATCCGCTGATTAAAGGAACAAGCATATCAAAAGATGTGAGCGATCAGAAAGTGATTCTCATTGATGACGTCCTTTATACCGGTAGAACCGTTCGTGCAGCAATGGACGCCTTAATGGATCTCGGTCGTCCATCACAAATTCAATTAGCTGTGCTGGTGGATCGCGGACATAGAGAATTACCGATTCGACCTGATTACGTTGGCAAGAACGTGCCAACATCAAAAGAAGAAATCATTGAAGTTGCCCTTACAGAAGTAGATGACTTTGATCAAGTTAGCTTAACACAATCATAAATCGTGCTCCCTTTAATTTCGTCCAGAGAGACGGCCAAGGGAGGAACCGCGTTCCGTTATAGGACACGCGTGTACCTCCTTGCGGCCATGCAAGGAGTTTTTTTATAAGCATGGCCGGGACACGCACAACCGAGGAGGAAAACATCATGAAACAAGTACTAGGAATTCGAGACGTTCCAAAACCATCAAGTTGGCTTACATTAAGCTTACAGCATTTATTCGCCATGTTTGGCGCAACGATATTAGTTCCGTTTCTCGTCGGTCTTGATCCGGCCGTGGCTCTTGTCTCAAGTGGACTTGGTACACTAGCGTATCTCTTAATTACGAAAGGTCGAATTCCTGCTTATCTCGGCTCATCATTCGCCTTCATAGCACCAATCATATCAGCGGTATCATTGCATGGCCCTGAAGGAGCGATGATCGGAAGCTTTTTTGCAGGAATTGTTTACGGATTAGTTGCGATCGGAATTCGAGCACTTGGCTTAAACTGGCTCTTAAAGCTGCTGCCACCGATCGTTGTAGGACCGGTCATTATGGTTATTGGACTCGGGCTTGCGGGAACGGCGATTGACATGGCCATGAACAACCCGGCGACGGAAGCCTATAGCGGCACGCACTTTACTGTCGCACTTGTTACGCTTGGGGTTACCATTCTTGCTTCGATGTTTTTAAGAGGATTTTTCAGCCTGATCCCAATCTTAATCGGCATTGTATCAGGATATACATTTGCTTACTTTATGGGCATTGTTGACTTAACACCAATTAAAGAAGCTTCATTCTTTCAAATGCCAGACTTTATCATCCCGTTTGCGGATTACAATCCAGTAGACGTCTTCTCATGGGAAATCTTGTTCATTATGGTTCCCATCGCTGTTGTCACGATCGCTGAACACATTGGCGATCAGATGGTCTTAAGTAAAGTAGCCGGAAAAAACTTCTTAAAAACACCAGGTCTTCACCGTTCTATTCTTGGTGACGGCGTAGCGACAATGATTTCATCTTGTCTTGGTGGACCGCCAAACACAACTTACGGCGAAAACATCGGAGTGCTTGCCATTACACGCGTGTTCAGCGTCTTCGTCATAGGAGGAGCCGCCGTGCTCGCACTCATGTTCGGCTTCGTAGGAAAAGTAACGGCGCTTATCTCAACAATTCCAACGGCCGTCATGGGCGGAGTTTCAATCCTTCTGTTTGGAATTATTGCTTCTTCAGGCCTACGCATGCTAATCGATAACAAAATCGATCTTGGAGAAAAGCGAAACTTGATTATCTCCTCTGTTATTCTTGTCATCGGTGTAGGTGGTGCCTTCATCCAGGTAAGTGATAACTTGCAAATTGCTGGCATGGCTCTAGCTACGATTATCGGTATTGCGCTAAACTTGATACTGCCTGGAGGAAGCTCACAGCAATCAGTAGAAAAAATGTTCGAAGAAGATCTTGAAAACAATGAACCAGCTGCATAGTATCATCCTTTAAAAAGGTACAGAGAGACCTAAAAGGGTGGAAATGAGAGGCGTTGACACAACGCGTCTACCTTTCTGCACCCTGACAAACGCTCAGGGTGTTTTTTTTGAAAAAAAATGAAGGAAATGGAGTGAATGATGTGAAGCATTTACTTGATATGACGTCTCTTACACTAGATCAAATTCAGGAGATATTACTACAGGCTGAGCGTTTACGAAAAGGAAAAAGTCTTCAAACCCAGGAACCTGTATTTATTGCCAATCTCTTTTTTGAGCCTTCTACAAGAACGAGATTTAGTTTTGAAGTAGCAGAAAAGAAATTGGGATATGAAGTGTTGAATTTTGAAACTTCCTCATCCAGTGTGCAAAAAGGAGAAACGCTGTACGACACGATCAAGACGCTTGAAGCAATTGGTGTTAGCGCAGTGGTCGTTAGGCACAAGGATGAAAAGTATTTCGCACCTTTACTTGAAAAAACGACGATGTCGATCATTAATGCTGGAGACGGATGTGGTCATCATCCAACACAATCTTTACTTGATCTTCTAACCATTCGGCAGGAGTTCAAGAGATTTGAAGGCCTTCACGTTGTGATAGCTGGAGATATAAAGCATAGCCGAGTGGCGCGCTCAAATGCTCACGTATTAAAACGATTGGGGGCAAAGGTAAGCTTCTCCGGCCCACCTGAATGGCAAGATGAAACAATGAATGAATTTCCATTCGTAACGATAGATGAAGCAGCGGAACAGGCAGACGTTCTCATGCTTCTCCGTATCCAAAATGAACGACACGAAAGAAAAAGCGACACGGGTTCTTATCTTGAGTCGTATGGGTTAACAATCGAGCGAGAGAAGAGAATGAAGAAACATAGCATCATCATGCATCCTGCACCGGTTAATCGAGGCGTTGAAATTGATACAACGTTAGTGGAATGCGAGCGCTCAAGAATTTTTAAACAGATGGAAAACGGTGTTTATGTTCGAATGGCCTGCTTGAATTTAGTTCTACAACCTACACAGAAAGGGATGGTCGTGTAATGCTAATCCAAAACGCGAAACTAGTAAACGAAGCTGGAGAATTGATGGAGCAGGATGTTCTTGTAAATGAGGAAGGACGAATTGAAAAAATCGCAAAAGGGATTGAAAAAGGAGCACATGAAACGTTTGATGCAAAAGGAAATCTTCTCGTTCCTGGTCTTGTTGATCTCCACGTTCATTTAAGAGAACCTGGCGGCGAGCATAAAGAGACAATTGAAACGGGAACGAAAGCTGCAGCAAAAGGTGGATTTACAACTATAGCGGCGATGCCGAATACAAGACCTGTTCCAGATAATATAGATACGATGGACAAATTGATGGAACGAATTAAGGAAACGGCTAGCGTACGGGTCCTTCCATACGGAGCGATTACAACGAGACAGCTTGGTGAAGAGCTTACGAATTTTAAAGGATTACAAACTAGCGGTGCATTTGCGTTAACGGACGATGGCGTTGGTGTACAGAACGCAGGAATGATGCTAGAAGCGATGAAGCGTGCGGCAGCTAGTAACCTATCCATTGTTGCTCACTGCGAAGAAAATACGTTGATCAATGGCGGAAGCGTTCATGAAGGGCATTTTTCTAAAGAAAACGGATTAAACGGTATCCCGTCAGTATGTGAAGCGGTACATATTGCAAGAGACGTACTGCTCGCTGAAGCAGCAGGCGTACATTATCACGTTTGTCATATTAGCACGAAAGAATCCGTACGCGTCGTTCGCGATGCGAAACGGGCCGGGGTTAACGTCACTGCAGAGGTGACACCTCATCATTTGCTTCTATCAGAAGATGACATCCCTGGACTTGATACAAATTATAAAATGAATCCTCCGTTACGCTCGAAGGAAGATCGAGAGGCCCTACTTGAAGGACTGCTCGATGGGACAATCGATTTTATTGCAACAGATCATGCCCCACATTCACAGGATGAAAAGGCACAATCAATGGAAAAAGCACCGTTTGGCATCGTTGGACTGGAGACAGCCTTTCCGCTTCTTTACACTCATTTTGTTGAAAAAGGGACGTTTACGCTCAAGCAACTTGTGGATTGGTTAACGGTTAAGCCAGCGCGCGCATTTGGCTTAGAATACGGCACGCTTGCGAGTGGCGTACAAGCCGATATGACCATTATTAATTTAACAGAGGAAGAGGATATTAATCCGGAGTTATTTGTCTCAAAAGGGAAAAACACTCCATTTAATGGGTGGCCGTGCAAAGGATGGCCAGTCGCAACATTTGTAAATGGAAAAATTGTGTTTGAAAAGGGGAGCGATCAATGATGAAAAGACAGCTAATACTAGAAGATGGATCCATTTTTGTAGGAAAAGCATTTGGGAGTGACATCGAAAAAAGCGGTGAAGTTGTTTTTAACACAGGCATGACAGGCTATCAAGAAATTTTATCAGATCCTTCTTACTGTGCTCAAATCGTCACGCTTACGTATCCGTTAATCGGAAACTACGGCATTAACCGAGATGATTTTGAATCGATTAACCCATCTGTACACGGCCTTATCGTTAAAGAAGCAACGGCTGCGCCAAGCTATTGGAGAAATGAAATGACGCTTGATGAACTGCTTCGTGTGAAAGGCATTCCCGGGCTAGAAGGAATTGATACAAGAAAGCTAACAAAGCTTATTCGTTCGAATGGAACACTAAAAGGAAAGATGTGTAGCATGGACGTCGATCCAGAAAAAATTGCACGTGATCTAAGAGAAACCCCGTTAAAACGAGATCAGGTGAAGCAGGTTTCCATTAAAGCACCATACGCAAGTCCAGGACGGGGCTTCCGTATTGTTCTTGTCGATTTTGGGATGAAGCACGGCATTCTGAGAGAATTAACAAAGCGTAAATGTGATGTGGTTGTCGTTCCGTACAATACGTCAGCGGAAGATATTCTTCGCCTAAACCCTGATGGCGTCATGCTTAGTAACGGTCCTGGGGACCCGAAAGATGTTCCCGAGGCTGTAGAGATGATCAACGGCATTCTTGGTAAAATCCCGCTCTTTGGCATTTGTCTTGGTCATCAGCTATTTGCCCTTGCTTGCGGAGCGGAATCAGAGAAAATGAAGTTTGGCCATAGAGGGTCGAATCACCCGGTAATGGATTTATCAACAAAACGCGTGGCGATTACTTCTCAAAATCACGGCTATACGATCGCACCTGAAACGATAGAGAATACGGAGTTAATTGTCACACATGTGGCAGTAAACGATGGTTCAATTGAAGGGGTTAAACATAAGGAGTATGCAGCTTTCAGTGTGCAATACCATCCAGAAGCTTCACCTGGACCTGAAGATTCCAATGAACTTTTTGACGACTTTATCGCGATGATTACAACATTCAAGGGGGAAAAAACATATGCCTAAACGTACAGATATTCAAAAAATCCTTGTGATCGGATCAGGACCGATTGTTATCGGGCAAGCAGCAGAATTTGACTATGCAGGGACGCAAGCGTGTCAGGCGTTAAAAGAAGAAGGGTATGAAGTGATCCTCGTAAACTCGAATCCGGCGACGATTATGACAGATACAACGATTGCCGACGAAGTTTACATCGAGCCACTAACGCTTGATTTTGTTAGCCGAATCATTCGAAAAGAACGACCAGATGCTCTTCTTGCGACGCTTGGAGGACAAACTGGACTAAATATGGCAATGGAATTATCAGAAGCGGGCGTTTTAAAAGACTATGAAGTAGAACTTTTAGGTACTAAACTTGATGCGATTCAGCAGGCAGAGGATCGTGATTTGTTTCGTACGCTCATGAATGAGCTAAACGAGCCAGTACCGGAAAGTGATATTATTCATAATCTCGAAGAAGCCTATCAATTTGTGAAGCGAATTGGCTACCCGGTAATCGTTCGCCCTGCCTATACGCTCGGAGGAACAGGCGGCGGAATTGTAAACAATGATGAAGAGCTAGAAGAAATTGTTTCAAGTGGACTTAAATACAGCCCGGTCACCCAATGTCTTCTCGAGAAAAGCATTGCAGGCTTTAAAGAAGTGGAGTATGAAGTGATGCGTGATGGTCAGGATCAGGCGATCGTCGTTTGTAACATGGAGAACATTGACCCAGTTGGCATTCACACTGGTGACTCCATTGTTGTGGCACCGAGTCAAACGCTATCAGATCGAGATTATCAAATGCTAAGAAACGTCGCACTAAAAGTAATCCGTGCCTTAAAGATTGAAGGAGGCTGTAACATTCAGCTTGCTCTAGACCCATACAGTTTCCAATATTACATCATTGAGGTAAATCCTAGGGTTAGCCGTTCCTCCGCTCTTGCATCGAAAGCAACGGGCTATCCAATTGCCAAACTTGCAGCGAAAATCGCGGTTGGACTTTCGCTTGCAGAAATGAAAAATCCTGTTACAGGAAAAACATATGCAAGCTTCGAACCAGCATTAGACTATGTCGTTTCGAAAATTCCAAGGTGGCCGTTTGATAAGTTTGAGAGTGCAAATCGAAAGTTAGGAACGCAAATGAAGGCGACAGGCGAAGTGATGGCGATCGGCCGGACGCTAGAAGAATCCCTGTTAAAAGCTGTGCGTTCTTTAGAATCGAACGTCAGTCATATATGCATTCCAGAATTAGCTGACCTTGACGACGAAACGCTGGAAAAACGAATCCGCTTCGCAGATGATGAGCGCATCTTTGTTGTAGCGGAAGCATTTAGAAGAGGAAAGACAATGAAACAAATTCATGACTGGAGCATGATTGATCATTATTTCCTCGTGAAGATACAAGGAATTATTGAGCTCGAAAACAAACTAAAAGAAAATAAAGGGAATCTTGATCTTTTACTTGAAGCTAAACAAAAAGGGTTCTCAGACGATATCGTTGCAACTCTCTGGAATCAAAAAGAGCTTGAAATTTATGAGCTCAGAACAAAAGAATCCATCCGACCTGTCTATAAAATGGTCGATACCTGTGCAGGGGAATTTGAATCTGAAACACCGTATTACTACTCAACTTATGAAGAAGAAAATGAGTCGCTAGAGACGCCGAAAGAGAGTGTGCTTGTACTTGGTTCAGGACCAATTCGAATCGGGCAAGGAATTGAGTTTGACTACGCAACCGTACACAGCGTTTGGGCAATTCGCGAAGCTGGATATGAAGCAATTATTATAAATAATAATCCAGAAACAGTTTCAACGGATTTCAGTATTTCAGATAAGCTATATTTTGAACCCTTAACAGTGGAAGATGTGATGCACGTCATCGATCTTGAGAAGCCTAAAGGCGTTATCGTACAGTTCGGCGGCCAGACGGCTATCAATCTAGCAGATGAACTATCAGCGCGAGGCGTGAACATTCTAGGAACTTCGTTAGAAGATATGGATCGGGCAGAAAATCGCGACAAGTTTGAAATGGCGATGGCAGAGCTGAATATTCCGCAACCAGAAGGAAAGACCGCAACGTCTGTTGATCAAGCTGTCTCGATTGCCGAGCGAATTGGCTATCCTGTCCTTGTTCGCCCATCTTATGTACTTGGCGGAAGAGCGATGGAAATTGTCTACAAAGAAAGCGAGCTTCTTCATTACATGGAAAATGCGGTTAAAGTAAATCCGCAGCATCCAGTCTTAATCGATCGCTATTTGATGGGGAAAGAAATTGAAGTTGATGCGATCTCTGACGGAGAAACCGTATTTATTCCAGGAATAATGGAGCACATCGAGCGCGCTGGAATTCACTCAGGCGATTCCATCGCGGTGTATCCACCTCAGAGCTTATCCAGTGAAGTAAAGCAGACGCTTATTGATCAAACGATCACGCTTGCGAGAGGATTGAAAATCAAAGGGCTCCTGAATATTCAATATGTGATTCAAAATGAGCAGGTATTTGTGCTCGAAGTGAATCCAAGATCAAGTCGAACCGTGCCATTTTTAAGTAAAATTACTGGAGTACCTATGGCGAATCTAGCTACGAAAGTGATCCTCGGATCGTCGCTCACATCACTTGGTTATGAAACAGGGTATGGAACGGAAAGAGATGACGTGTATGTGAAAGTACCGGTCTTCTCCTTTGCGAAGTTACGTCGCGTTGACATTACGCTAGGGCCAGAAATGAAGTCAACAGGTGAGGTAATGGGTCGCGATTATACGCTTGAAAAAGCTCTTTATAAAGGACTCGTTGCTTCGGGTATGAAGATTCCTACGCACGGATCGGTCTTATTCACAATCGCCGATAAAGACAAAGAAGAAGCGATTGATATTGTAAAACGGTTCAATGCAATCGGCTACCACATTCTTGCGACAGAAGGAACGGCTCACATTATTCGAGAACTCGGAATTCCAGTAACAGTTGTCAATAAAATCGGAGCAGAGAAACCGAATTTATTACACGTCATTCGTGAAGGGCAGGCACAATTTGTCATTAATACACTCACAAGAGGAAAGCAACCTGCACGTGACGGCTTCCGCATTCGACGCGAGTCAGTGGAAAACGGCGTTGTTTGCTTCACGTCGCTTGATACAGCAAAAGCGTT contains:
- the carB gene encoding carbamoyl-phosphate synthase large subunit, coding for MPKRTDIQKILVIGSGPIVIGQAAEFDYAGTQACQALKEEGYEVILVNSNPATIMTDTTIADEVYIEPLTLDFVSRIIRKERPDALLATLGGQTGLNMAMELSEAGVLKDYEVELLGTKLDAIQQAEDRDLFRTLMNELNEPVPESDIIHNLEEAYQFVKRIGYPVIVRPAYTLGGTGGGIVNNDEELEEIVSSGLKYSPVTQCLLEKSIAGFKEVEYEVMRDGQDQAIVVCNMENIDPVGIHTGDSIVVAPSQTLSDRDYQMLRNVALKVIRALKIEGGCNIQLALDPYSFQYYIIEVNPRVSRSSALASKATGYPIAKLAAKIAVGLSLAEMKNPVTGKTYASFEPALDYVVSKIPRWPFDKFESANRKLGTQMKATGEVMAIGRTLEESLLKAVRSLESNVSHICIPELADLDDETLEKRIRFADDERIFVVAEAFRRGKTMKQIHDWSMIDHYFLVKIQGIIELENKLKENKGNLDLLLEAKQKGFSDDIVATLWNQKELEIYELRTKESIRPVYKMVDTCAGEFESETPYYYSTYEEENESLETPKESVLVLGSGPIRIGQGIEFDYATVHSVWAIREAGYEAIIINNNPETVSTDFSISDKLYFEPLTVEDVMHVIDLEKPKGVIVQFGGQTAINLADELSARGVNILGTSLEDMDRAENRDKFEMAMAELNIPQPEGKTATSVDQAVSIAERIGYPVLVRPSYVLGGRAMEIVYKESELLHYMENAVKVNPQHPVLIDRYLMGKEIEVDAISDGETVFIPGIMEHIERAGIHSGDSIAVYPPQSLSSEVKQTLIDQTITLARGLKIKGLLNIQYVIQNEQVFVLEVNPRSSRTVPFLSKITGVPMANLATKVILGSSLTSLGYETGYGTERDDVYVKVPVFSFAKLRRVDITLGPEMKSTGEVMGRDYTLEKALYKGLVASGMKIPTHGSVLFTIADKDKEEAIDIVKRFNAIGYHILATEGTAHIIRELGIPVTVVNKIGAEKPNLLHVIREGQAQFVINTLTRGKQPARDGFRIRRESVENGVVCFTSLDTAKALLRVIETMTFTSTSMPKFHEKEVVRS
- a CDS encoding aspartate carbamoyltransferase catalytic subunit; amino-acid sequence: MKHLLDMTSLTLDQIQEILLQAERLRKGKSLQTQEPVFIANLFFEPSTRTRFSFEVAEKKLGYEVLNFETSSSSVQKGETLYDTIKTLEAIGVSAVVVRHKDEKYFAPLLEKTTMSIINAGDGCGHHPTQSLLDLLTIRQEFKRFEGLHVVIAGDIKHSRVARSNAHVLKRLGAKVSFSGPPEWQDETMNEFPFVTIDEAAEQADVLMLLRIQNERHERKSDTGSYLESYGLTIEREKRMKKHSIIMHPAPVNRGVEIDTTLVECERSRIFKQMENGVYVRMACLNLVLQPTQKGMVV
- a CDS encoding carbamoyl phosphate synthase small subunit, giving the protein MKRQLILEDGSIFVGKAFGSDIEKSGEVVFNTGMTGYQEILSDPSYCAQIVTLTYPLIGNYGINRDDFESINPSVHGLIVKEATAAPSYWRNEMTLDELLRVKGIPGLEGIDTRKLTKLIRSNGTLKGKMCSMDVDPEKIARDLRETPLKRDQVKQVSIKAPYASPGRGFRIVLVDFGMKHGILRELTKRKCDVVVVPYNTSAEDILRLNPDGVMLSNGPGDPKDVPEAVEMINGILGKIPLFGICLGHQLFALACGAESEKMKFGHRGSNHPVMDLSTKRVAITSQNHGYTIAPETIENTELIVTHVAVNDGSIEGVKHKEYAAFSVQYHPEASPGPEDSNELFDDFIAMITTFKGEKTYA
- a CDS encoding dihydroorotase: MLIQNAKLVNEAGELMEQDVLVNEEGRIEKIAKGIEKGAHETFDAKGNLLVPGLVDLHVHLREPGGEHKETIETGTKAAAKGGFTTIAAMPNTRPVPDNIDTMDKLMERIKETASVRVLPYGAITTRQLGEELTNFKGLQTSGAFALTDDGVGVQNAGMMLEAMKRAAASNLSIVAHCEENTLINGGSVHEGHFSKENGLNGIPSVCEAVHIARDVLLAEAAGVHYHVCHISTKESVRVVRDAKRAGVNVTAEVTPHHLLLSEDDIPGLDTNYKMNPPLRSKEDREALLEGLLDGTIDFIATDHAPHSQDEKAQSMEKAPFGIVGLETAFPLLYTHFVEKGTFTLKQLVDWLTVKPARAFGLEYGTLASGVQADMTIINLTEEEDINPELFVSKGKNTPFNGWPCKGWPVATFVNGKIVFEKGSDQ